A stretch of Channa argus isolate prfri chromosome 16, Channa argus male v1.0, whole genome shotgun sequence DNA encodes these proteins:
- the hivep2b gene encoding transcription factor HIVEP2 isoform X4 yields the protein MESLETNAGVKSSTEGQDRNTAQKKCTSEAVQSRRSPSVELEGKGWHQQLHDSQSRDTCGLSEMSDSGKSLQLEDQPSQTQSTSHQDYDVSSYPVQSPKQFPAGTQKVVGQLVSAQSPGPACHRKSPSSHEVQQQTGMDQLSETVCKVEQKPQKPGKYVCDYCGRACAKPSVLKKHIRSHTGERPYPCVPCGFSFKTKSNLYKHRKSHAHSVKAGTVPFSELNSYNANTDQGSFEGEGELFSDAEQSTDTDEDTLNDPLLLLDSPVEASDNTAVKVLNLIAQKKGATSMSTQDGSSQAQEINAPPASAEASRAIQSCTIKQRLALRLSEKRSSDSDHNLSLPSQSSKGSTDSGYFSRSESAEHQTGPPNTNAKSYQEIMFGKCYRPSPKQTTAFIACSTNSSEYIGKHSEKSVSRVFTQEKDTIESIKINTKSFTREEIKEPQLDIGSDMGPLIRSNSMPTSSAVCLTMPQALRGSHSFDERTSTGGMRRLRRQAAFELSAHDGHADTESHGKMAESSFSPTGLEMENHPSVASNMTHQRHAMELATRKRRKEKREEEDLPGQYEGHHEHCEEMCDSSKDFDSRQAALGIMALTKGYSSTMLTQMDRSDMDISVVPEIAGRKTLGNVISVIQHTNSINRPHSEQSEFLKYHRQRKESSSSFHSMETSELYDMERTDSRLRQSFQMGPKLVRQPNIQVPEIRVTVEPDGPEKPLEVQVKDPEKHMEEFQWPQRSETLAQFPPEKLPPKKKRLRLAEIEHSSGESSFESACTSLSRSPSQDSNVSYSSTFSVDREDSLKSVSPARQDEFCKPLELLAVPGSGHSLSVLSQRQQHEMRRSSSEQAPCNLRKEFPEVRSISFDYGSLSLSSKVRHVDAGAGHSAVKERRRGNLVRQESLNMDTEATQVPSQVHLSSTSPPFTAVAVLPQTLPIFSAGNTFPQLSHPSLLVPVRIQTHVPSYGSITYTSVSQFFDNQYASVSSTTATSHPLRLSGNLDSQNVLPYTRPPLTSTLNVEALDLSSAKLKTGIPLSLTSRTISTTNASSGGANKRMLSPASSLDLFIEVKQQKRVKEERMFGQIVEELSAVELGKCNLSEEKGHRSEMQGAAPPHAQDDSRSGKFITLQQKVTEATDHSIESAMESSSLETSSPPYSMISVSEVKEVGMEKRVQMDMVAQLVTSQDVLISGAEHSRLLSQFPSLRTTTGVSWCYLNYTRPSCSHSSAPFSSVYATWCVSSHNPNPLELSTSAALALLRSKQRGDKVIYTLAAMCQPGTGKLVSSLILWRQTVEQRKPEPKEVDITYGKKVKDIRVKTAKEEWKEREASATQTVPTRIKIFEGGYKSNEDYVYVRGRGRGKYICEECGIRCKKPSMLKKHIRTHTDVRPYICRVCNFAFKTKGNLTKHMKSKAHMKKCLELGVSVTMDETEIQEHDDVHHESKTGMTVATKHQFSDAEDSDGMDEEVDEIDEDDDEDDEYEGDSTPKLHSRSTSPQPCGVTSVSVTASTTIHSCSLTSLPGTSIRQQSSGRRTGLDTRPVLTNDSREKSVDEDSLTMLSPDQATFLFDPYSSCLLSPGWESPIREPSPSRLRYPSPRRELSPRGRSSTRWDTSPLRPGSPSLTPIQHLSPVSIERPVSPGSELAGKRESSVRGRQRVVLRAVSPRRGSHQHRGSGDKTRHQAKIEMAQQQGIFEMEMDQRSNLAPALPGAASSHHQNILSHLPLHSQQQANSLLPVVPVGGLQMLQSPPSPTDVTPSSVPSPESSEGQRCSSREGSVHGAETGGEDIRAQSQLSSHQATQEKSPDPGIRDTNQEENVQTCLKAIASLKITTEDPQ from the exons ATGGAGTCACTTGAAACTAATGCAGGGGTGAAAAGCTCCACTGAGGGTCAGGACAGAAATACTGCACAAAAGAAATGCACATCAGAGGCTGTGCAGAGTAGGAGGAGTCCATCAGTCGAACTGGAAGGCAAGGGGTGGCACCAACAACTGCATGACAGTCAAAGCAGAGACACATGTGGTTTAAGTGAAATGTCTGACTCAGGGAAATCATTGCAGTTAGAAGATCAGCCCTCCCAAACACAATCCACAAGCCATCAAGACTACGACGTGTCTTCATATCCAGTACAGTCCCCAAAGCAGTTTCCTGCTGGCACACAGAAAGTCGTAGGTCAGTTAGTTTCTGCACAGTCCCCAGGACCCGCATGTCACAGGAAGTCTCCCAGTTCACATGAAGTCCAACAACAAACAGGAATGGATCAGCTGTCAGAGACTGTGTGTAAGGTGGAACAGAAACCACAAAAGCCTGGGAAGTATGTTTGTGATTACTGTGGAAGGGCATGCGCCAAACCCAGCGTGCTTAAGAAACACATTCGCTCTCACACCGGCGAACGACCCTATCCATGTGTCCCCTGTGGATTCTCCTTCAAAACCAAGAGTAAtttatataaacacagaaaGTCCCATGCTCACTCGGTCAAAGCTGGAACGGTGCCATTCTCAGAACTCAATTCTTACAATGCCAATACAGACCAGGGGTCTTTTGAAGGGGAAGGAGAGTTGTTCTCTGATGCAGAGCAAAGCACAGACACGGACGAGGACACTCTTAATGACCCGCTGCTCTTGCTGGACTCTCCAGTGGAGGCATCAGATAACACTGCTGTAAAAGTACTAAATCTCATTGCTCAGAAAAAGGGAGCCACGTCGATGTCAACTCAGGATGGTTCATCCCAGGCCCAAGAAATCAATGCACCCCCTGCCAGTGCTGAGGCTAGCCGTGCAATTCAATCTTGCACGATCAAACAGAGGCTTGCACTAAGGCTGTctgaaaaaagaagcagtgaCTCTGACCACAATCTGTCCCTCCCAAGTCAGTCTAGCAAGGGCAGCACAGACTCTGGCTACTTCTCGCGCTCTGAGAGCGCCGAGCACCAGACTGGTCCACCAAACACCAACGCAAAATCTTATCAAGAAATTATGTTCGGGAAGTGTTACAGGCCAAGCCCTAAGCAGACAACAGCTTTCATAGCTTGCAGCACGAACTCAAGTGAATATATTGGGAAGCATTCAGAAAAAAGTGTTTCCCGAGTCTTCACTCAAGAGAAAGACACTATTGAGTcaatcaaaataaacacaaaatcgTTCACAAGAGAGGAGATAAAAGAACCCCAGTTAGACATTGGCTCTGATATGGGGCCTCTGATCAGAAGCAACTCAATGCCAACATCCTCAGCAGTGTGTCTAACTATGCCTCAAGCCCTCCGAGGCAGCCACTCCTTTGATGAAAGAACAAGTACTGGGGGAATGAGAAGGCTCAGGCGTCAAGCTGCTTTTGAACTTTCTGCACATGACGGCCACGCAGATACCGAGAGCCATGGGAAGATGGCCGAGAGTAGCTTTTCACCTACAGGATTGGAAATGGAAAATCATCCCTCTGTGGCGTCTAATATGACTCATCAGAGACACGCAATGGAATTGGCAACAAGGAAGCgaaggaaagagaagagggaagaGGAGGATTTGCCTGGCCAGTATGAGGGCCATCATGAACATTGTGAAGAAATGTGTGATTCAAGCAAGGACTTTGATTCAAGACAAGCTGCATTGGGCATTATGGCTTTAACTAAAGGTTATTCCTCAACTATGCTAACTCAGATGGATAGGTCTGACATGGACATATCAGTGGTGCCTGAAATTGCTGGTCGAAAAACTTTAGGGAATGTAATATCAGTTATTCAGCACACAAACTCCATAAACAGGCCTCATTCTGAACAGTCCGAATTTTTAAAGTATCATAGGCAGAGAAAGGAAAGTAGTTCCTCATTTCATTCTATGGAGACAAGTGAATTATATGACATGGAAAGGACTGATAGCAGACTACGGCAGTCCTTTCAAATGGGCCCCAAACTTGTGCGGCAGCCCAACATACAAGTCCCTGAGATTAGGGTCACGGTAGAGCCCGACGGTCCAGAAAAACCTTTGGAGGTGCAGGTGAAGGACCCAGAGAAGCACATGGAGGAATTTCAGTGGCCTCAAAGGAGTGAAACTTTAGCACAGTTCCCTCCGGAAAAACTCCCTCCAAAGAAGAAAAGGCTACGTTTAGCTGAAATTGAGCACTCCTCTGGTGAATCTAGTTTTGAGTCTGCCTGCACCAGTCTCTCCCGCAGTCCGAGCCAAGACAGCAACGTATCTTATAGTTCCACCTTTTCTGTTGACAGGGAGGACAGCTTGAAGTCAGTCTCTCCAGCCAGGCAAGATGAATTTTGCAAACCATTGGAGCTCTTAGCTGTGCCAGGCAGTGGGCACTCCCTCTCTGTGCTCAGCCAGCGTCAACAACATGAGATGAGGCGCTCCTCCTCAGAACAAGCGCCGTGTAACTTGCGCAAGGAGTTCCCAGAGGTACGCAGCATATCGTTTGACTACGGCAGTCTTTCTCTGTCATCCAAAGTTAGACACGTGGACGCCGGTGCTGGCCACTCTGCtgtgaaggagaggaggaggggaaacTTGGTGCGACAGGAGTCACTGAATATGGACACCGAAGCAACACAAGTCCCATCACAAGTGCACCTCAGCAGCACCTCCCCTCCATTCACAGCAGTTGCTGTCCTGCCACAGACTTTGCCAATATTTTCTGCCGGGAATACATTTCCTCAGCTGTCACATCCAAGCCTCTTAGTTCCTGTAAGAATACAGACTCATGTGCCATCCTATGGCAGTATCACATACACCTCAGTATCACAGTTTTTCGACAATCAGTACGCCAGTGTTAGCTCCACCACAGCCACCTCTCACCCTTTACGTTTGTCTGGAAATCTCGATTCTCAAAATGTATTACCTTATACCAGACCACCTTTGACATCCACCCTAAATGTTGAAGCCCTTGATTTGTCATCAGCTAAGCTCAAAACAGGCATCCCCCTTTCTCTGACTTCCAGAACTATCTCGACCACCAATGCCTCCAGTGGTGGCGCGAACAAACGGATGCTATCACCTGCCAGCAGCTTGGACCTGTTCATAGAGGTCAAGCAGCAAAAACGTGTGAAAGAGGAAAGAATGTTTGGGCAGATTGTAGAAGAGCTCAGTGCTGTGGAGTTGGGGAAATGTAATTTGAGTGAAGAGAAGGGGCACAGGTCAGAGATGCAGGGTGCAGCCCCACCTCATGCCCAGGATGACTCACGTAGTGGTAAATTTATTACACTTCAGCAAAAAGTGACAGAGGCCACTGACCACAGCATTGAGTCAGCTATGGAAAGCAGCTCCCTGGAAACTAGCTCACCTCCCTACTCCATGATATCAGTCAGTGAAGTGAAAGAAGTTGGCATGGAGAAACGAGTGCAGATGGACATGGTGGCACAGCTGGTTACCAGTCAAGACGTCCTGATCTCAGGCGCTGAGCATTCGAGGCTGTTATCTCAGTTTCCAAGTCTTCGCACGACGACAGGTGTGAGCTGGTGCTATCTCAACTATACCAGGCCGAGCTGCTCCCACAGCAGTGCCCCTTTCTCCTCCGTGTACGCCACCTGGTGCGTGAGTTCCCACAACCCAAACCCTCTTGAACTAAGTACCAGTGCTGCTTTGGCTCTGCTGCGGTCCAAACAGAGGGGAGATAAGGTTATATACACTCTGGCTGCCATGTGTCAGCCTGGCACAGGGAAACTAGTTTCATCCCTCATCCTGTGGAGGCAGACCGTGGAACAG AGGAAACCGGAGCCCAAAGAGGTGGACATCACCTATGGGAAGAAGGTGAAAGACATCAGAGTGAAAACGGCCAAGGAGGAGtggaaagagagggaggctTCTGCAACCCAAACAGTGCCAACTCGTATTAAGATATTTGAGGGAGG GTACAAGTCCAATGAAGATTATGTGTACGTAAGAGGTCGAGGACGGGGGAAATACATCTGCGAGGAATGTGGTATTCGCTGTAAGAAGCCGAGCATGCTGAAAAAACATATCCGGACCCATACAGATGTGAGACCCTATATCTGCAGGGTCTGCAACTTTGCGTTCAAAACGAAAG GAAACCTGACGAAACATATGAAGTCAAAGGCTCATATGAAGAAGTGTCTTGAACTTGGAGTGTCAGTTACGATGGATGAGACAGAGATACAAGAACATG aTGACGTCCATCATGAGTCCAAGACAGGAATGACAGTCGCAACCAAACACCAGTTCTCAGACGCTGAGGACTCAGACGGTATGGATGAGGAAGTTGACGAGATCGATGAAGACGATGACGAGGACGATGAATATGAGGGGGACTCCACTCCAAAGCTGCATTCAAGAAGTACAAGCCCTCAGCCATGTGGAGTTACATCTGTGTCAGTTACAGCCTCTACCACCATTCACAGCTGTTCCCTTACCTCCCTGCCCGGCACCAGTATCCGGCAACAGTCCTCTGGCAGGCGGACGGGCTTGGATACTCGACCTGTCCTCACAAATGACTCGAGAGAGAAGTCTGTGGATGAAGACTCTCTGACCATGCTGTCTCCAGACCAGGCCACTTTCCTCTTTGACCCTTACTCCTCTTGTCTGCTGTCTCCTGGCTGGGAGTCTCCCATCAGGGAGCCCTCTCCTTCACGTCTGCGTTATCCGTCCCCAAGGCGAGAGCTCTCCCCACGAGGTCGCTCCTCTACCAGATGGGACACCTCCCCGCTGAGGCCTGGCTCGCCCAGCCTTACACCCATTCAGCACCTCTCCCCAGTCTCCATTGAACGGCCCGTGTCTCCGGGATCAGAGTTGGCTGGAAAGCGAGAATCCTCGGTCAGGGGTCGACAGAGAGTGGTCCTGAGAGCCGTTTCACCACGTAGAGGCTCACACCAACACAGAGGCAGTGGTGATAAAACCAGACACCAGGCAAAGATAGAGATGGCTCAACAACAGGGCATCTTTGAAATGGAAATG GATCAAAGGAGCAACTTGGCTCCTGCTCTGCCTGGTGCTGCCAGTTCACATCACCAGAACATCCTGAGCCACCTCCCTCTTCACTCTCAGCAGCAGGCCAACAGTTTGCTCCCCGTTGTTCCTGTTGGTGGGCTCCAGATGTTACAGTCTCCGCCTTCCCCCACTGATGTCACCCCCTCCTCTGTGCCAAGCCCCGAGAGCAGCGAGGGACAGCGGTGCAGCAGCAGGGAGGGATCTGTTCACGGGGCTGAGACAGGAGGAGAGGACATCAGAGCCCAGAGCCAACTGTCCTCCCACCAGGCCACTCAGGAGAAAAGCCCCGACCCAGGCATCAGGGACACTAATCAGGAGGAGAACGTCCAGACCTGTCTAAAAGCCATCGCCTCGTTGAAGATTACCACAGAAGACCCTCAGTAA
- the hivep2b gene encoding transcription factor HIVEP2 isoform X3 gives MESLETNAGVKSSTEGQDRNTAQKKCTSEAVQSRRSPSVELEGKGWHQQLHDSQSRDTCGLSEMSDSGKSLQLEDQPSQTQSTSHQDYDVSSYPVQSPKQFPAGTQKVVGQLVSAQSPGPACHRKSPSSHEVQQQTGMDQLSETVCKVEQKPQKPGKYVCDYCGRACAKPSVLKKHIRSHTGERPYPCVPCGFSFKTKSNLYKHRKSHAHSVKAGTVPFSELNSYNANTDQGSFEGEGELFSDAEQSTDTDEDTLNDPLLLLDSPVEASDNTAVKVLNLIAQKKGATSMSTQDGSSQAQEINAPPASAEASRAIQSCTIKQRLALRLSEKRSSDSDHNLSLPSQSSKGSTDSGYFSRSESAEHQTGPPNTNAKSYQEIMFGKCYRPSPKQTTAFIACSTNSSEYIGKHSEKSVSRVFTQEKDTIESIKINTKSFTREEIKEPQLDIGSDMGPLIRSNSMPTSSAVCLTMPQALRGSHSFDERTSTGGMRRLRRQAAFELSAHDGHADTESHGKMAESSFSPTGLEMENHPSVASNMTHQRHAMELATRKRRKEKREEEDLPGQYEGHHEHCEEMCDSSKDFDSRQAALGIMALTKGYSSTMLTQMDRSDMDISVVPEIAGRKTLGNVISVIQHTNSINRPHSEQSEFLKYHRQRKESSSSFHSMETSELYDMERTDSRLRQSFQMGPKLVRQPNIQVPEIRVTVEPDGPEKPLEVQVKDPEKHMEEFQWPQRSETLAQFPPEKLPPKKKRLRLAEIEHSSGESSFESACTSLSRSPSQDSNVSYSSTFSVDREDSLKSVSPARQDEFCKPLELLAVPGSGHSLSVLSQRQQHEMRRSSSEQAPCNLRKEFPEVRSISFDYGSLSLSSKVRHVDAGAGHSAVKERRRGNLVRQESLNMDTEATQVPSQVHLSSTSPPFTAVAVLPQTLPIFSAGNTFPQLSHPSLLVPVRIQTHVPSYGSITYTSVSQFFDNQYASVSSTTATSHPLRLSGNLDSQNVLPYTRPPLTSTLNVEALDLSSAKLKTGIPLSLTSRTISTTNASSGGANKRMLSPASSLDLFIEVKQQKRVKEERMFGQIVEELSAVELGKCNLSEEKGHRSEMQGAAPPHAQDDSRSGKFITLQQKVTEATDHSIESAMESSSLETSSPPYSMISVSEVKEVGMEKRVQMDMVAQLVTSQDVLISGAEHSRLLSQFPSLRTTTGVSWCYLNYTRPSCSHSSAPFSSVYATWCVSSHNPNPLELSTSAALALLRSKQRGDKVIYTLAAMCQPGTGKLVSSLILWRQTVEQRKPEPKEVDITYGKKVKDIRVKTAKEEWKEREASATQTVPTRIKIFEGGYKSNEDYVYVRGRGRGKYICEECGIRCKKPSMLKKHIRTHTDVRPYICRVCNFAFKTKGNLTKHMKSKAHMKKCLELGVSVTMDETEIQEHVDDVHHESKTGMTVATKHQFSDAEDSDGMDEEVDEIDEDDDEDDEYEGDSTPKLHSRSTSPQPCGVTSVSVTASTTIHSCSLTSLPGTSIRQQSSGRRTGLDTRPVLTNDSREKSVDEDSLTMLSPDQATFLFDPYSSCLLSPGWESPIREPSPSRLRYPSPRRELSPRGRSSTRWDTSPLRPGSPSLTPIQHLSPVSIERPVSPGSELAGKRESSVRGRQRVVLRAVSPRRGSHQHRGSGDKTRHQAKIEMAQQQGIFEMEMDQRSNLAPALPGAASSHHQNILSHLPLHSQQQANSLLPVVPVGGLQMLQSPPSPTDVTPSSVPSPESSEGQRCSSREGSVHGAETGGEDIRAQSQLSSHQATQEKSPDPGIRDTNQEENVQTCLKAIASLKITTEDPQ, from the exons ATGGAGTCACTTGAAACTAATGCAGGGGTGAAAAGCTCCACTGAGGGTCAGGACAGAAATACTGCACAAAAGAAATGCACATCAGAGGCTGTGCAGAGTAGGAGGAGTCCATCAGTCGAACTGGAAGGCAAGGGGTGGCACCAACAACTGCATGACAGTCAAAGCAGAGACACATGTGGTTTAAGTGAAATGTCTGACTCAGGGAAATCATTGCAGTTAGAAGATCAGCCCTCCCAAACACAATCCACAAGCCATCAAGACTACGACGTGTCTTCATATCCAGTACAGTCCCCAAAGCAGTTTCCTGCTGGCACACAGAAAGTCGTAGGTCAGTTAGTTTCTGCACAGTCCCCAGGACCCGCATGTCACAGGAAGTCTCCCAGTTCACATGAAGTCCAACAACAAACAGGAATGGATCAGCTGTCAGAGACTGTGTGTAAGGTGGAACAGAAACCACAAAAGCCTGGGAAGTATGTTTGTGATTACTGTGGAAGGGCATGCGCCAAACCCAGCGTGCTTAAGAAACACATTCGCTCTCACACCGGCGAACGACCCTATCCATGTGTCCCCTGTGGATTCTCCTTCAAAACCAAGAGTAAtttatataaacacagaaaGTCCCATGCTCACTCGGTCAAAGCTGGAACGGTGCCATTCTCAGAACTCAATTCTTACAATGCCAATACAGACCAGGGGTCTTTTGAAGGGGAAGGAGAGTTGTTCTCTGATGCAGAGCAAAGCACAGACACGGACGAGGACACTCTTAATGACCCGCTGCTCTTGCTGGACTCTCCAGTGGAGGCATCAGATAACACTGCTGTAAAAGTACTAAATCTCATTGCTCAGAAAAAGGGAGCCACGTCGATGTCAACTCAGGATGGTTCATCCCAGGCCCAAGAAATCAATGCACCCCCTGCCAGTGCTGAGGCTAGCCGTGCAATTCAATCTTGCACGATCAAACAGAGGCTTGCACTAAGGCTGTctgaaaaaagaagcagtgaCTCTGACCACAATCTGTCCCTCCCAAGTCAGTCTAGCAAGGGCAGCACAGACTCTGGCTACTTCTCGCGCTCTGAGAGCGCCGAGCACCAGACTGGTCCACCAAACACCAACGCAAAATCTTATCAAGAAATTATGTTCGGGAAGTGTTACAGGCCAAGCCCTAAGCAGACAACAGCTTTCATAGCTTGCAGCACGAACTCAAGTGAATATATTGGGAAGCATTCAGAAAAAAGTGTTTCCCGAGTCTTCACTCAAGAGAAAGACACTATTGAGTcaatcaaaataaacacaaaatcgTTCACAAGAGAGGAGATAAAAGAACCCCAGTTAGACATTGGCTCTGATATGGGGCCTCTGATCAGAAGCAACTCAATGCCAACATCCTCAGCAGTGTGTCTAACTATGCCTCAAGCCCTCCGAGGCAGCCACTCCTTTGATGAAAGAACAAGTACTGGGGGAATGAGAAGGCTCAGGCGTCAAGCTGCTTTTGAACTTTCTGCACATGACGGCCACGCAGATACCGAGAGCCATGGGAAGATGGCCGAGAGTAGCTTTTCACCTACAGGATTGGAAATGGAAAATCATCCCTCTGTGGCGTCTAATATGACTCATCAGAGACACGCAATGGAATTGGCAACAAGGAAGCgaaggaaagagaagagggaagaGGAGGATTTGCCTGGCCAGTATGAGGGCCATCATGAACATTGTGAAGAAATGTGTGATTCAAGCAAGGACTTTGATTCAAGACAAGCTGCATTGGGCATTATGGCTTTAACTAAAGGTTATTCCTCAACTATGCTAACTCAGATGGATAGGTCTGACATGGACATATCAGTGGTGCCTGAAATTGCTGGTCGAAAAACTTTAGGGAATGTAATATCAGTTATTCAGCACACAAACTCCATAAACAGGCCTCATTCTGAACAGTCCGAATTTTTAAAGTATCATAGGCAGAGAAAGGAAAGTAGTTCCTCATTTCATTCTATGGAGACAAGTGAATTATATGACATGGAAAGGACTGATAGCAGACTACGGCAGTCCTTTCAAATGGGCCCCAAACTTGTGCGGCAGCCCAACATACAAGTCCCTGAGATTAGGGTCACGGTAGAGCCCGACGGTCCAGAAAAACCTTTGGAGGTGCAGGTGAAGGACCCAGAGAAGCACATGGAGGAATTTCAGTGGCCTCAAAGGAGTGAAACTTTAGCACAGTTCCCTCCGGAAAAACTCCCTCCAAAGAAGAAAAGGCTACGTTTAGCTGAAATTGAGCACTCCTCTGGTGAATCTAGTTTTGAGTCTGCCTGCACCAGTCTCTCCCGCAGTCCGAGCCAAGACAGCAACGTATCTTATAGTTCCACCTTTTCTGTTGACAGGGAGGACAGCTTGAAGTCAGTCTCTCCAGCCAGGCAAGATGAATTTTGCAAACCATTGGAGCTCTTAGCTGTGCCAGGCAGTGGGCACTCCCTCTCTGTGCTCAGCCAGCGTCAACAACATGAGATGAGGCGCTCCTCCTCAGAACAAGCGCCGTGTAACTTGCGCAAGGAGTTCCCAGAGGTACGCAGCATATCGTTTGACTACGGCAGTCTTTCTCTGTCATCCAAAGTTAGACACGTGGACGCCGGTGCTGGCCACTCTGCtgtgaaggagaggaggaggggaaacTTGGTGCGACAGGAGTCACTGAATATGGACACCGAAGCAACACAAGTCCCATCACAAGTGCACCTCAGCAGCACCTCCCCTCCATTCACAGCAGTTGCTGTCCTGCCACAGACTTTGCCAATATTTTCTGCCGGGAATACATTTCCTCAGCTGTCACATCCAAGCCTCTTAGTTCCTGTAAGAATACAGACTCATGTGCCATCCTATGGCAGTATCACATACACCTCAGTATCACAGTTTTTCGACAATCAGTACGCCAGTGTTAGCTCCACCACAGCCACCTCTCACCCTTTACGTTTGTCTGGAAATCTCGATTCTCAAAATGTATTACCTTATACCAGACCACCTTTGACATCCACCCTAAATGTTGAAGCCCTTGATTTGTCATCAGCTAAGCTCAAAACAGGCATCCCCCTTTCTCTGACTTCCAGAACTATCTCGACCACCAATGCCTCCAGTGGTGGCGCGAACAAACGGATGCTATCACCTGCCAGCAGCTTGGACCTGTTCATAGAGGTCAAGCAGCAAAAACGTGTGAAAGAGGAAAGAATGTTTGGGCAGATTGTAGAAGAGCTCAGTGCTGTGGAGTTGGGGAAATGTAATTTGAGTGAAGAGAAGGGGCACAGGTCAGAGATGCAGGGTGCAGCCCCACCTCATGCCCAGGATGACTCACGTAGTGGTAAATTTATTACACTTCAGCAAAAAGTGACAGAGGCCACTGACCACAGCATTGAGTCAGCTATGGAAAGCAGCTCCCTGGAAACTAGCTCACCTCCCTACTCCATGATATCAGTCAGTGAAGTGAAAGAAGTTGGCATGGAGAAACGAGTGCAGATGGACATGGTGGCACAGCTGGTTACCAGTCAAGACGTCCTGATCTCAGGCGCTGAGCATTCGAGGCTGTTATCTCAGTTTCCAAGTCTTCGCACGACGACAGGTGTGAGCTGGTGCTATCTCAACTATACCAGGCCGAGCTGCTCCCACAGCAGTGCCCCTTTCTCCTCCGTGTACGCCACCTGGTGCGTGAGTTCCCACAACCCAAACCCTCTTGAACTAAGTACCAGTGCTGCTTTGGCTCTGCTGCGGTCCAAACAGAGGGGAGATAAGGTTATATACACTCTGGCTGCCATGTGTCAGCCTGGCACAGGGAAACTAGTTTCATCCCTCATCCTGTGGAGGCAGACCGTGGAACAG AGGAAACCGGAGCCCAAAGAGGTGGACATCACCTATGGGAAGAAGGTGAAAGACATCAGAGTGAAAACGGCCAAGGAGGAGtggaaagagagggaggctTCTGCAACCCAAACAGTGCCAACTCGTATTAAGATATTTGAGGGAGG GTACAAGTCCAATGAAGATTATGTGTACGTAAGAGGTCGAGGACGGGGGAAATACATCTGCGAGGAATGTGGTATTCGCTGTAAGAAGCCGAGCATGCTGAAAAAACATATCCGGACCCATACAGATGTGAGACCCTATATCTGCAGGGTCTGCAACTTTGCGTTCAAAACGAAAG GAAACCTGACGAAACATATGAAGTCAAAGGCTCATATGAAGAAGTGTCTTGAACTTGGAGTGTCAGTTACGATGGATGAGACAGAGATACAAGAACATG tagaTGACGTCCATCATGAGTCCAAGACAGGAATGACAGTCGCAACCAAACACCAGTTCTCAGACGCTGAGGACTCAGACGGTATGGATGAGGAAGTTGACGAGATCGATGAAGACGATGACGAGGACGATGAATATGAGGGGGACTCCACTCCAAAGCTGCATTCAAGAAGTACAAGCCCTCAGCCATGTGGAGTTACATCTGTGTCAGTTACAGCCTCTACCACCATTCACAGCTGTTCCCTTACCTCCCTGCCCGGCACCAGTATCCGGCAACAGTCCTCTGGCAGGCGGACGGGCTTGGATACTCGACCTGTCCTCACAAATGACTCGAGAGAGAAGTCTGTGGATGAAGACTCTCTGACCATGCTGTCTCCAGACCAGGCCACTTTCCTCTTTGACCCTTACTCCTCTTGTCTGCTGTCTCCTGGCTGGGAGTCTCCCATCAGGGAGCCCTCTCCTTCACGTCTGCGTTATCCGTCCCCAAGGCGAGAGCTCTCCCCACGAGGTCGCTCCTCTACCAGATGGGACACCTCCCCGCTGAGGCCTGGCTCGCCCAGCCTTACACCCATTCAGCACCTCTCCCCAGTCTCCATTGAACGGCCCGTGTCTCCGGGATCAGAGTTGGCTGGAAAGCGAGAATCCTCGGTCAGGGGTCGACAGAGAGTGGTCCTGAGAGCCGTTTCACCACGTAGAGGCTCACACCAACACAGAGGCAGTGGTGATAAAACCAGACACCAGGCAAAGATAGAGATGGCTCAACAACAGGGCATCTTTGAAATGGAAATG GATCAAAGGAGCAACTTGGCTCCTGCTCTGCCTGGTGCTGCCAGTTCACATCACCAGAACATCCTGAGCCACCTCCCTCTTCACTCTCAGCAGCAGGCCAACAGTTTGCTCCCCGTTGTTCCTGTTGGTGGGCTCCAGATGTTACAGTCTCCGCCTTCCCCCACTGATGTCACCCCCTCCTCTGTGCCAAGCCCCGAGAGCAGCGAGGGACAGCGGTGCAGCAGCAGGGAGGGATCTGTTCACGGGGCTGAGACAGGAGGAGAGGACATCAGAGCCCAGAGCCAACTGTCCTCCCACCAGGCCACTCAGGAGAAAAGCCCCGACCCAGGCATCAGGGACACTAATCAGGAGGAGAACGTCCAGACCTGTCTAAAAGCCATCGCCTCGTTGAAGATTACCACAGAAGACCCTCAGTAA